From the Acidithiobacillus sp. genome, the window TCTTTTTTGATGCGATATTCGGCCAGCTGGTCGTTCATGAGATGATTCTCCTCGGGCAGGGAAACACGGCACTTGACGGGAACATTCACGCTATCAGCAATCTGGAGGGATAGCAGGGGATGTTCTCGACAAGCGCCGCACCGGCTCAGCGCAAAAAGTCTGAGCGGTACGGCACGGGGCTTATACGGTCTTGCCCCGATAGACTACCAGGGAGGTACCCTGGGACTGCTTGAAGTTGTCATAGCCGACGATACGGACGTGGTTATGGGGATTCGCCTTATGGCACGCTTCCGCTTCTTTCAGGATAGTGTCCACGTCGGTTTCGCCGAACATGGGCAACTTCCACATATACCAATAGTTGCCGAAGGCGTTTTCCGGTTCGGTATGTTCTACCGCCGGGTTCCAGCCCTTGGAAACAATGTACGCAACCTGTTGACGGATCTGCTCCGCGGTCAGGGCGGGCAGGTAAGACAGTGTCTCGAACTTCCGGCTCGCCGGATCGGAGAGACGGGATTTATAATCTTGCACTTCACTCATAAAAAGCTCCTAGGCATCAAGACGTGCCCACCGGCGCGGGGATCCAAGCACCCCCGCCAGGGTACACGATAAACCTGCTTATTTGTGGGCAACGTCCAGCTTGTCGACCGTATCGAACTCGAACTTGATCTCTTTCCACGTTTCCATGGCAATCTTGAGTTCGGGAGAATGCTTGGCGGCCTCGGTGAGCACAGCCTTGCCTTCCTTCTCAATAGCCACACCACGGTTGCGGGCTTCCACACAGGCTTCCAGCGCGACACGGTTGGCAGCGGCGCCGGCCGCATTGCCCCAGGGGTGACCCAGGGTGCCGCCACCGAACTGCAACACCGAATCATCACCAAAGATGGTGACCAGCGCCGGCATGTGCCAAACGTGGATACCACCAGAAGCGACCGGCATCACGCCCGGCATGGAGCCCCAGTCCTGGTCGAAGAAAATACCGCGGCTGCGATCTTCCTTGATGAAACCATCCCGCATGATGTCGATCCAGCCCAGGGTCGCCTCACGGTCGCCTTCGAGCTTGCCTACCACCGTACCGGAGTGCAGATGATCGCCGCCAGACAGGCGGAGAATCTTGGTCAGCACACGGAAGTGGATGCCGTGATGGGGGTTACGGTCGAGCACCGCATGCATGGCGCGGTGAATATGCAGGAGCATGCCATTGTCGCGACACCAGTTGGCCAGACCCGTGTTGGCGCAGAAGCCGCCGGTAATGTAATCGTGCATGATGATGGGTGCGCCGATTTCCTTGGCGTACTCCGCACGCTTGTACATTTCCTCCGGAGTCGGGGCGGTAACATTCAGGTAGTGCCCCTTACGCTCGCCGGTCTCAGCCTCGGCCTTCTGGATGGCTTCCATGACGAAGTCGAAACGCTGCCTCCAGCGCATGAAAGGCTGGCTGTTGACGTTCTCGTCGTCCTTAGTGAAGTCAAGTCCACCACGCAAGCCTTCATAGCAGGCGCGACCATAGTTCTTGGCCGACAAACCCAGCTTGGGCTTGATGGTGCAGCCCAGCAATGGACGACCATACTTGTTCATGATGTCGCGTTCGACCTGAATCCCGTGGGGTGGCCCACCGCAGGTTTTGACGTAAGCGATGGGGAAACGGACGTCTTCCAAGCGTAGCGCACGCACCGCCTTGAAGCCGAAGACGTTACCAACCAGCGAGGTGAAGACGTTGACCACAGAACCTTCTTCGAAAAGGTCGATGGGGTAGGCGATAAACGCATAGAAACAGGTATCATCGCCAGGAACGTCTTCGATCCTGTACGCACGACCCTTGTAGTAGTCGAGATCGGTGAGGAGATCGGTCCACACCGTGGTCCAGGTACCGGTAGAAGATTCGGCGGCAACCGCAGCAGCGGCTTCCTCACGATCTACGCCCGCCTGGGGAGTAATTTTGAAGACCGCAAGGATATCGGTATCCTTGACGTTGTAATCTGGTTCCCAATAGGTGTTCCGGTAATCCTTCACACCCGCGTTATAGGTCTTGACGGCCATAATGCCACCTCCATGCAGTTGCCCGACGCCGGTGCCTCCGGCGCAATCGCTACGTCTGCAGCGATGGAGTGACTATAGTGTTCACAAGCCATAAACACTAATCACTATTAATTATTTTTCTCATAAGCACAAACTGATGCAATGATCGCCGGGGAGTTTTTTTGGCGCTGGGATAGGGCGTATCTACCAGGGCAGCACTCTTGGCGTTACCTTGTTCGCGTGCCATCATCCACCAAGTTAGGAGCACATGACCGCTGCAAATCTTCGCCAAAAAGCTGCGGCATGATTTCTGCCCACACATGGACAGAAATCCCGGTATCCTCGTGTCCAAGTCGGACTTTATTTAACTCATTGTTTGCTGTCTAATACTCTCCACGCCATGGCAACAAGGTTAATAAATATGCGCATCTGTATTCTGGGTGGGGACGGTTATCTAGGATGGCCTACGGCTATGCACTTTTCGGCGCGTGGGCATAAAGTATTAGCTGTTGATAATATGATCAAGCGCCATTGGGAAGCCGTGGTTGATGTAGCTCCCCTGGAGCCCACCCCGCTTCTTCAAGGCCGTGCCGTTCATTGGCATGGGAAAACCGGCAAAGTGATTGAAGTGGTCGTGGGCGATATTGCTACCGACCCGGAATTACTGCAACGCATTTGCCGGGATTATCAGCCGGACGTTATTATTCATTATGCGGAGCAGCCTTCGGCACCTTACTCCATGATGAATCAGAATGCTGCCATACATACTCAGCAGAATAATATCATCGGCACCCTCAATGTGATGTTTGCCATGCATGATCATTGTCCTCAGGCGCACCTTATCAAGCTGGGCACGATGGGTGAATATGGCACCCCGAACATCGACATAGAAGAGGGCTGGATCGAGATCGGGCACAAAGGCCGAAAAGACCGGATGCTTTATCCTAAAAAAGCGCATTCTCTCTACCATTTGTCCAAGGTCGCTGACTCCAATAATTTGGAGTTTGCCTGTCGCGTATGGAATCTCGCGGTAACCGATTTAAATCAAGGTGTTGTCTATGGTATAGATACACCAGAAATGGACAACGATCCAGACCTGCGCACCAGCTTTTACTACGATGACATTTTTGGTACCGTTTTGAATCGTTTCGTCGTGCAAGCTGCTATCGGTCATCCGCTCACTATTTATGGCAATGGTGGTCAAACACGTGGATACCTCAACATTCAGGATACTCTCCAGTGCGTAGAATTAGCCGCCTTACATCCAGCAAAAGCAGGAGAGTTCAGGGTTTTTAATCAGTTTACCGAACAATTCTCCATTATGGATATTGCCGGAAAGATCCAAAAGGTTTCTGGCACACGTGATCTCGATGTAGCCATCAACCATCTACCCAATCCCAGGGAAGAGATGGAACAACACTACTACCATGCGATTCACACAGGACTTCCAGAACTGGGTCTCAAACCCCATATGTTAACCGACGATGTGATCGCGCACATGCTAGATCGTGCCATATCTGCCAAGGATAATGTTCGCCGCGTGGGGCTCTTACCGCGCGTCACTTGGAAGCACGGCATGGATGACAAGCAGATAATACAAGCCTCTCGTGAATAGGCGAAGCTTTATGTCTGCCATGATGACTCTTACGGGGGTAATAGGTCTACCACTGTCCAGCATGGCATCAAAGGATGGTTTTTTCGCCATTCCCAAGAGTCTTTGGGTATGGAAAACCCCCCTGGTTGATATCAAGAAAGTTGCCACCTTTTCAAAAAACTATGGGTTTAATACAGTTTTCTATTCAGTTCCACCAGCGGATAGGGGTAGTTTACCCGCATTGCAATCAGCATTACGCTTTCTGAAAGAATGCGGAATATCAGCTTATGTGGTTGGGGGCACTCCCGCTTGGGCGCAACATCAGAATCTACCAAGTTCCTTTCAATCCCTCCTAAACCTGGCTGGTCAGGGGGCTAATGGGATCTGTTTGGATGTCGAACCGCAAGACTCATACGCATGGAAGATGTCTCTGGATCATCAGGCGATTGGAATGGATTACTTAAACTTCCTACAGAATGCAGTCGCACGTACCAAATCTAATGGATTAGCTACTTGTGTATCCACTGTGCCTGCATTCAACAACCTTTCCATTTCTCATACTGGGGACAACATCCTTGGTGCGGTGACATCTATCGTCCAGGCGCAGGTGCTCATGGCATACCGATCTAATCCCAGTGCGGCATTACGTGTCGCCAACCGATCCCTTGAAACGATAGCTGCCATGAAAGGCAAATTCTGGTTCGGGGTCACTACTAAAGTTGGCGTATCTAGTGCAATTAGTTATGCGGGAAATACGGCCGATAACTTCCAGCATGCGATGACAACCTTGGATAGTATGCTCAGGAACAAATCTGGCTATCTTGGTATCGCCATCAATGACTACCAATCATTGCGAACACTGATGGGGAGATAAGCCGTGCTATTCCGCAAGTCATCTCCTAACGCACAAAACATACCGGTCAGGAAGTCACACTTTCCGAGACATGTAGCGCGCTATATTTTATTCGCAATCATTGCTGTGTTGCTGTTTTATTTTTTCTTGCCACCATTTTCTAATATCCGCGTGATGGGAATCGTCAATGGCAATCTCACTCCAGTTAGCCCTATATTTCTATCTCGCATCGATCAGGAGATGGTGTCCTGCGATACTATGGTGCATCGTGGCCAATCACTGGCTTTGGTAAGCAATGAACTTTTGGCGGACCAATACCAGCAAAACCAGTATAATGCCGAAAAGGCAATCGCCCTTGCTCGTAATGGGGCAAGCAACGGTGTCGCCGAAGCCCAGGCTGCAGCCACAGCAGCACAATATACTGCTCACGCTGCAATAGCGAACTGCTCACGATTGGCTTCGATATATACATCCACCATAAAGTTGGCCGAAGTTGAAGCCGTTAGTCCAGTTGCTGTGTCGGCAGCTCGGGACCAGCTGTTGCAAGCGCAATCTGAGGCGAGAGCTGCAGCAGCCACGGCAAAACAGATGACGTTGCAGGTAACCCAATTGCAAGTAGCAGAAAAAGCCGAAATGCTCTCTGCCGAACAGCAATTAAAATTACAACTTGCTCAAAAGACCAGTGTTTATCGCCGCCCGTTAGTTGCGCCCGTAGATGGGGAATTGCTGGACTGCCATGCTCATCCAGGTGAGATTGTGGCTGCAGGCGAGGCTCTCTTCAAAATATTTCAGCCGGAAAAAGCCTATGTGACGGCCTTCGTCCCACCTAATATGGTGAGCCACCTACATGAGCACGCGAGCGCATATATCGATATTCCTGGTGTCGGCGAAATGCCCGCTACAATCACATCAATCCAACCAGAAATAACCCAACTTCCTAAGCTTCTCACGCGATATTTTTGGGAACAACCACAGTGGACTCAATATCGTTTAGTGCGAATCACATTCGATAATCCCTCTCCAGACCAACGCGGCAATCTGCTATTTGGGGAAAGAGTGCATGTCAGGATTCCACTGGAGTCTTGGGGCAAAAGAGTCATGGAGGATTTCTGATATGCCTGAGGATAGCGAGCGACACCTAAATATTCTGCGCCGTATGCAGCTATGCGGTGGGGAATGGTTGCCAATATGGACTCCCTGCTTCTCCAAAGGCTACGTATATGATGCCAGTATCGAGTCCATGGAAATCAATGACATCCTGATACGAGATTTACAATATCTCGTGCAAAACGATTATCTTGAGAAAACCTTCTTTGAAATACTCACCCGTTGCCCAGCCTGCAACAGCCATCATGTGAACGTGCGTGAAGTCTGTGTTTCCTGCAAATCCGCTCACATAGAGGCGATTCCTCTCATTCATCACTTCCGATGTGGCTATGTAGGCCCCATTTATCTATTTGAGCGCGACGACAAGGGCGCACGGCGCTGTCCAAAATGCGAGGGCAAGCTGGAGCATTTGGGTACAGATCACGATCTTCCTGGAGAGAATCACCATTGCGTGAACTGTAATGCGTCATTTCAGTCGCCAGACGTTGAAGCATTTTGCTTGAGTTGTCAGAAACGATCACGGGGACTTGAGCTTATTCGAGAAGAAGTTGACAAATATCAGATCAGCAGCCTGGGATTTTCCGCGTTACATCGA encodes:
- a CDS encoding ribulose bisphosphate carboxylase small subunit; the protein is MSEVQDYKSRLSDPASRKFETLSYLPALTAEQIRQQVAYIVSKGWNPAVEHTEPENAFGNYWYMWKLPMFGETDVDTILKEAEACHKANPHNHVRIVGYDNFKQSQGTSLVVYRGKTV
- a CDS encoding form I ribulose bisphosphate carboxylase large subunit, with the translated sequence MAVKTYNAGVKDYRNTYWEPDYNVKDTDILAVFKITPQAGVDREEAAAAVAAESSTGTWTTVWTDLLTDLDYYKGRAYRIEDVPGDDTCFYAFIAYPIDLFEEGSVVNVFTSLVGNVFGFKAVRALRLEDVRFPIAYVKTCGGPPHGIQVERDIMNKYGRPLLGCTIKPKLGLSAKNYGRACYEGLRGGLDFTKDDENVNSQPFMRWRQRFDFVMEAIQKAEAETGERKGHYLNVTAPTPEEMYKRAEYAKEIGAPIIMHDYITGGFCANTGLANWCRDNGMLLHIHRAMHAVLDRNPHHGIHFRVLTKILRLSGGDHLHSGTVVGKLEGDREATLGWIDIMRDGFIKEDRSRGIFFDQDWGSMPGVMPVASGGIHVWHMPALVTIFGDDSVLQFGGGTLGHPWGNAAGAAANRVALEACVEARNRGVAIEKEGKAVLTEAAKHSPELKIAMETWKEIKFEFDTVDKLDVAHK
- a CDS encoding NAD-dependent epimerase/dehydratase family protein; its protein translation is MRICILGGDGYLGWPTAMHFSARGHKVLAVDNMIKRHWEAVVDVAPLEPTPLLQGRAVHWHGKTGKVIEVVVGDIATDPELLQRICRDYQPDVIIHYAEQPSAPYSMMNQNAAIHTQQNNIIGTLNVMFAMHDHCPQAHLIKLGTMGEYGTPNIDIEEGWIEIGHKGRKDRMLYPKKAHSLYHLSKVADSNNLEFACRVWNLAVTDLNQGVVYGIDTPEMDNDPDLRTSFYYDDIFGTVLNRFVVQAAIGHPLTIYGNGGQTRGYLNIQDTLQCVELAALHPAKAGEFRVFNQFTEQFSIMDIAGKIQKVSGTRDLDVAINHLPNPREEMEQHYYHAIHTGLPELGLKPHMLTDDVIAHMLDRAISAKDNVRRVGLLPRVTWKHGMDDKQIIQASRE
- a CDS encoding HlyD family secretion protein, with translation MLFRKSSPNAQNIPVRKSHFPRHVARYILFAIIAVLLFYFFLPPFSNIRVMGIVNGNLTPVSPIFLSRIDQEMVSCDTMVHRGQSLALVSNELLADQYQQNQYNAEKAIALARNGASNGVAEAQAAATAAQYTAHAAIANCSRLASIYTSTIKLAEVEAVSPVAVSAARDQLLQAQSEARAAAATAKQMTLQVTQLQVAEKAEMLSAEQQLKLQLAQKTSVYRRPLVAPVDGELLDCHAHPGEIVAAGEALFKIFQPEKAYVTAFVPPNMVSHLHEHASAYIDIPGVGEMPATITSIQPEITQLPKLLTRYFWEQPQWTQYRLVRITFDNPSPDQRGNLLFGERVHVRIPLESWGKRVMEDF
- a CDS encoding diguanylate cyclase, yielding MPEDSERHLNILRRMQLCGGEWLPIWTPCFSKGYVYDASIESMEINDILIRDLQYLVQNDYLEKTFFEILTRCPACNSHHVNVREVCVSCKSAHIEAIPLIHHFRCGYVGPIYLFERDDKGARRCPKCEGKLEHLGTDHDLPGENHHCVNCNASFQSPDVEAFCLSCQKRSRGLELIREEVDKYQISSLGFSALHRGRFFEADNERFYEADSQIIRHHLFMQLLEDERNRQHRYGIPFSLLLVQPMDMADPLTSIKIVADRIASNLRNTDRLGRLDKENLLIVLSSCDSAGAAIAKTRLVDSSMRTLSIETSPKKTIQEQIETARALLKNNDRIS